In Populus alba chromosome 9, ASM523922v2, whole genome shotgun sequence, a genomic segment contains:
- the LOC118045533 gene encoding GDSL esterase/lipase At5g22810, with protein sequence MGFANSLCSFFLLLLALVIYEVNAQPLVPAMFIFGDSVVDAGNNNHLYTIIKANFPPYGRDFVHHKPTGRFCNGKLASDLTAENLGFTSYPPAYLSKKARGKNLLIGANFASAASGYYETTAKLYHAIPLSQQLGNYKEYQNKIVGIAGKSNASSIISGAIYLISAGSSDFVQNYYINPLLYKVYTPEQFSDLLIQSYTSFIEDLYKLGARKIGVTSLPPLGCLPATVTIFGSDSNECVAKLNKVAVSFNNKLNSTSQSLVNKLSGLNLLVFDIYQPLYDLVTKPADFGFVEARKACCGTGLVETSILCNGESPGTCANASEYVFWDGFHPSEAANKILADDLLTSGISLIF encoded by the exons ATGGGCTTTGCAAATTCTctctgttctttctttcttcttcttctagctCTAGTAATCTATGAGGTCAATGCACAGCCTCTGGTCCCTGCAATGTTCATATTTGGGGATTCAGTTGTTGATGCAGGCAACAACAATCACCTCTACACCATTATAAAAGCAAATTTCCCTCCTTATGGTAGAGACTTTGTCCATCATAAACCAACTGGCAGATTCTGCAATGGAAAACTTGCTTCAGACTTAACTG CTGAGAACCTAGGTTTCACTTCTTACCCACCAGCCTATCTTAGCAAAAAAGCCAGAGGCAAGAACCTCCTGATCGGTGCCAACTTTGCCTCCGCTGCTTCTGGTTACTATGAAACTACTGCAAAGCTTTAT CATGCAATCCCATTGAGTCAGCAATTGGGGAACTACAAGGAATACCAGAATAAGATAGTTGGAATTGCAGGGAAATCCAATGCTTCATCAATCATATCCGGTGCAATCTATCTTATTAGTGCTGGTAGCAGTGATTTTGTTCAAAACTATTACATTAACCCTCTTCTCTACAAGGTCTACACTCCTGAACAGTTCTCAGATCTTCTCATACAATCCTATACAAGTTTCATCGAG GATTTATACAAGCTGGGAGCGAGAAAAATTGGAGTGACATCACTGCCACCACTTGGATGCTTGCCAGCAACTGTCACAATATTTGGGTCTGATAGCAATGAATGTGTGGCCAAGTTGAACAAAGTTGCAGTTTCCTTCAACAACAAGCTCAATTCCACATCCCAAAGCCTGGTAAACAAGCTTTCAGGCCTCAATTTGCTTGTTTTCGACATCTATCAACCTCTTTACGACCTTGTCACAAAGCCTGCTGACTTTG GATTTGTAGAGGCAAGAAAGGCTTGCTGCGGAACAGGATTGGTAGAAACATCAATATTGTGCAATGGAGAGTCTCCAGGAACATGTGCAAATGCGTCTGAGTATGTATTTTGGGACGGTTTTCATCCATCGGAGGCTGCAAACAAGATCTTAGCAGACGATTTGCTTACCAGTGGCATTTCtctcatattttaa
- the LOC118045531 gene encoding UDP-D-apiose/UDP-D-xylose synthase 2, whose translation MAASTVRINLDGKPINPLTILMIGAGGFIGSHLCEKILQETPHKILALDVYSDKIKHLLEPDSLEWAGRIQFHRINIKHDSRLEGLIKMSDLTINLAAICTPADYNTRPLDTIYSNFIDALPVVKYCSENGKRLIHFSTCEVYGKTIGSFLPKDSPLRQDPAYYVLKEDTSPCIFGSIEKQRWSYACAKQLIERLIYAEGAENGLEFTIVRPFNWIGPRMDFIPGIDGPSEGVPRVLACFSNALLRREQLKLVDGGESQRTFVYIKDAIEAVLLMIENPDRANGHIFNVGNPNNEVTVRQLAEMMTAVYANVSGEPALEEPTVDVSSKEFYGEGYDDSDKRIPDMTIINKQLGWNPKTSLWDLLDSTLTYQHKTYAEAVKKVISKPTTS comes from the exons ATGGCAGCATCAACGGTGAGGATTAATCTTGATGGAAAACCGATAAATCCGCTAACAATATTGATGATCGGTGCCGGTGGTTTCATCGGGTCCCACCTCTGTGAGAAGATCTTGCAGGAAACTCCACACAAGATCCTAGCTCTTGATGTTTACAGTGACAAGATCAAGCACCTTCTCGAACCGGATAGTCTCGAATGGGCTGGCCGGATCCAGTTTCACCGTATCAATATCAAGCACGATTCTCGCCTCGAAGGCCTAATTAAGATGTCAGATCTG ACGATAAACCTTGCGGCGATCTGTACTCCAGCGGATTATAATACGCGTCCTTTGGATACGATTTATAGCAACTTTATTGACGCGCTGCCCGTG GTGAAGTACTGTTCAGAGAATGGGAAGCGTTTGATTCACTTCTCGACCTGTGAAGTGTATGGAAAAACTATTGGTAGTTTTCTTCCTAAAGATAGTCCTCTTCGTCAG GATCCTGCCTACTATGTCCTTAAAGAAGATACCTCTCCCTGCATTTTCGGTTCTATCGAGAAGCAGAGGTGGTCCTATGCATGTGCAAAGCAGTTGATTGAGAGGTTGATTTATG CTGAGGGTGCAGAGAATGGGCTTGAGTTCACCATTGTGAGGCCCTTCAACTGGATTGGACCCAGAATGGATTTCATACCCGGCATTGATGGCCCAAGTGAGGGTGTTCCCAGGGTTCTGGCATGCTTCAGCAAT GCTCTTCTTCGTCGTGAGCAACTCAAGCTTGTTGATGGTGGTGAATCCCAGAGAACTTTTGTTTATATCAAGGATGCCATAGAGGCGGTCCTCTTGATGATT GAAAATCCTGACAGGGCCAACGGTCATATTTTTAATGTTGGCAACCCTAACAATGAAGTCACTGTTAGGCAGCTTGCTGAAATGATGACAGCG GTCTACGCAAATGTAAGTGGTGAACCTGCACTGGAGGAACCCACAGTTGATGTCAGCTCCAAAGAGTTCTACGGTGAAGGATATGACGATAGTGACAAGAGAATTCCAGACATGACCATAATCAATAAACAACTTG GTTGGAACCCCAAGACATCTCTGTGGGACTTGCTCGATTCAACCCTCACCTATCAACACAAGACGTATGCCGAGGCAGTCAAGAAGGTCATCTCAAAACCCACAACCAGCTGA
- the LOC118045532 gene encoding putative phospholipid:diacylglycerol acyltransferase 2 — MCTTWWLLLVLFHCSPVTLPGFHVPESPGIRLKHEGLTALHPVVLVPGIVTGGLELWEGKPCAEGLFRKRLWGGSFTEVFKRPLCLLEHLSLHNETGLDPPGIRIRAVPGLVAADYFAPGYFVWAVLIESLAKIGYEGKNMHMAAYDWRLSFQNTEIREQTLSRLRSQIELMNITNGYKKVVMVPHSMGVIYFLHFLKWVEAPPPMGGGGGPGWCAKHIKAIMNIGPVFLGVPKTISNLLSAEAKDVASTRAMDPGVLDSEILGLQTLEHVMRVTRTWDSMASLLPKGGETIWGNLDWSPEEGHACDFSKKRYSRASAGEKDTNGSDVKIDDVLRAAAGASGAEIGGDKVYSDIFRMSERINLRQ; from the exons ATGTGCACTACTTGGTGGCTTCTCTTAGTCTTGTTTCACTGTTCGCCAGTCACATTGCCTGGCTTTCACGTCCCTGAATCACCTGGTATAAGACTTAAACATGAAGGCTTGACAGCCCTCCATCCAGTTGTTTTGGTGCCTGGCATCGTCACTGGAGGGCTAGAGCTGTGGGAGGGCAAGCCTTGTGCAGAAGGTCTTTTTCGAAAGCGACTCTGGGGTGGCAGCTTCACTGAGGTATTCAAAAG GCCACTGTGTTTGTTGGAGCATCTGTCTTTGCACAATGAGACTGGCCTTGACCCGCCGGGAATTCGAATACGTGCAGTGCCAGGGCTGGTTGCAGCTGACTATTTTGCTCCAGGGTACTTTGTTTGGGCTGTTCTCATTGAGAGTTTGGCAAAAATTGGTTATGAAGGGAAAAATATGCACATGGCAGCTTATGATTGGAGACTTTCTTTCCAAAATACAGAG ATTCGGGAACAGACACTTAGTAGATTGAGGAGTCAAATAGAGCTCATGAATATAACAAATGGCTATAAGAAAGTGGTAATGGTGCCCCATTCCATGGGGGTTATATATTTCCTTCACTTCCTTAAATGGGTTGAAGCACCTCCTCCGATGGGAGGCGGCGGTGGTCCAGGTTGGTGTGCAAAGCACATAAAGGCAATCATGAATATCGGCCCAGTATTTCTTGGTGTTCCGAAGACAATCAGTAATCTGCTCTCTGCTGAAGCCAAAGACGTGGCATCTACCAG AGCTATGGATCCTGGCGTTTTGGATTCTGAGATTCTTGGACTTCAGACCTTGGAGCATGTCATGCGGGTGACTCGAACATGGGATTCAATGGCGTCATTGTTACCTAAAGGAGGAGAGACCATCTGGGGTAATTTGGATTGGTCCCCCGAAGAAGGGCATGCCtgtgatttttcaaagaaaagatACTCGCGAGCTTCTGCCGGAGAAAAGGATACGAATGGCAGCGATGTGAAGATCGATGATGTACTGAGAGCTGCCGCTGGAGCCAGTGGTGCTGAAATTGGAGGTGACAAGGTGTATTCTGATATCTTCAGAATGTCCGAGAGAATAAATCTCCGACAGTGA